From the genome of Scytonema hofmannii PCC 7110, one region includes:
- a CDS encoding filamentous hemagglutinin N-terminal domain-containing protein — MLSNSSTDGWELIVMSDAIVCAFGVTMSLTLAFATNSASAQMTPDGTLPTNSSVIREGNNFNITGGTQAGGNLFHSFVEFSVPTGSTAIFHNSTDIQNIINRVTGGSVSNIDGLIRASGNANLFLINPNGIIFGRNAELDIGGSFLASTASSLKFADAREFSAKTPQTTPLLTISTPIGLQFEGNPGSIKVQGIGGFLGYIQQRGLIVPKDKTLALVGGNLTLENAFLQAPRGRVELGSVTGNGLVTLNSLDKGWALNYQGVQNLGNIQISRSFVDIANEDNSNINVLGDKGAISLRASLLEIRGTSIVRADTFTSAPGGDVNIDAQRLTVREGSQVLTRTLDAGSGGNLTVNASESVEIAGTSPGGSFASGLSTGVDDKEAIGNGGNLTIITKQLIVKDRGGVSTSTGGIGKAGDLIIRAADRVELSKGGLLSTASAPQATGNGGNLTIETGKLSVHTQTGIPTQIITGTYGQGNAGNLFIRAFDTVTVSGRGSLISTQVGPQTPGKGGNLTIETPSLKIENLAQIGTGTLGSGHAGNLLVKATEFVQLSDSSLTTQSENSGNAGNLTIETGELIVSDGAQVATGTKDGQAGTLTVTASKSVELRGVSPKDSGIPSGLFAATNGVGDAGSLEIKTTRLVIRDGARVVVSTIGSGRGGTLAVNAKESIEVSGSSIDSQSALFAETLSTGNAGSIKIETGKLTLQDGGLVSAATRSQGQGGSIVVNASEIGIYGSSASGFTSGILTSTSGSGKGGDITLTTSNLLVSNNSTIDARTSGDGEGGSIRVWADSLEATRGGRLLTTTEGSKSAGDITVNARNKMILVEPGSGLFANTSIGSSGQGGGVTIQVGDLFVRDGAFVNVSSFGSGNAGSLTVNAKSIGLDNQGKLQAATASGEGGNINLQVRDLILMRRNSLISAKADNNGNGGSLKINATFIVAVPSEDSNIIANAFGGRGGNINIITNGIYGLQYRPSLTEFSDINASSQFGINGTVQINTPDIDPSRNLVDLPVNVVDATQQIATDCSFDRKQRRGSLTATGRGGLPSAPTEPLTGDAVLANWVKLPSEVGRKGDGDRVSLGENNTNTPNFPTQIVEASGWVMDTNGDIVLVGGAPTATPTSPTYRSASCQAS, encoded by the coding sequence TTGTTAAGCAATTCAAGTACTGACGGTTGGGAACTAATTGTGATGAGTGATGCGATTGTGTGTGCGTTTGGCGTAACCATGTCTTTGACACTCGCATTCGCTACAAATTCTGCTTCTGCCCAAATGACTCCCGATGGCACTTTACCTACTAACTCCAGCGTCATACGAGAGGGAAACAACTTCAATATAACTGGTGGAACGCAAGCTGGGGGCAATCTATTTCATAGCTTTGTGGAATTTTCTGTACCCACTGGTAGCACTGCAATATTTCACAATTCTACCGATATTCAAAACATCATCAACCGGGTAACTGGTGGCTCAGTCTCAAATATTGATGGTTTAATCCGGGCGTCAGGTAATGCCAACCTATTTCTCATTAATCCCAATGGAATTATTTTTGGGCGTAATGCCGAGCTTGATATAGGTGGTTCTTTTTTAGCAAGTACAGCTAGTAGCTTAAAATTTGCTGATGCGAGAGAGTTTAGTGCAAAAACTCCTCAAACAACACCTCTACTGACCATCAGCACTCCCATTGGTTTGCAATTTGAGGGCAATCCAGGAAGTATTAAAGTGCAGGGAATTGGTGGTTTCCTCGGTTACATACAACAGCGTGGTTTAATTGTACCAAAAGATAAAACTTTGGCTTTGGTAGGAGGCAATCTCACTTTAGAGAATGCCTTTCTTCAAGCACCAAGAGGAAGAGTGGAGTTGGGTAGCGTTACTGGTAATGGTTTGGTAACTCTGAACTCTTTAGACAAAGGCTGGGCTTTGAACTATCAGGGTGTACAGAACTTAGGAAATATTCAAATATCTAGAAGTTTTGTAGATATTGCCAACGAGGATAATAGTAATATTAATGTTCTGGGTGACAAAGGCGCAATCTCCCTTCGAGCCTCGCTATTGGAAATTAGAGGAACATCTATTGTAAGAGCCGACACTTTTACAAGCGCTCCTGGAGGAGATGTGAATATTGATGCCCAGCGATTAACTGTTAGAGAAGGATCCCAAGTATTAACGCGTACATTGGATGCAGGTTCAGGAGGAAATTTAACGGTAAATGCTTCTGAGTCTGTGGAGATAGCGGGCACTAGTCCTGGGGGTTCATTTGCTAGCGGTTTGTCTACGGGAGTTGATGACAAAGAAGCAATAGGAAATGGCGGTAACTTGACAATCATTACCAAGCAGTTAATTGTTAAGGATAGGGGAGGAGTGTCAACTTCTACTGGAGGTATAGGGAAGGCAGGAGATTTAATTATTCGTGCTGCCGATCGAGTAGAACTGAGTAAAGGAGGTCTCTTATCTACTGCCAGTGCGCCTCAAGCTACAGGAAATGGTGGGAATTTAACGATTGAAACCGGAAAGCTGAGCGTTCACACTCAGACAGGAATACCAACACAAATAATAACTGGTACGTATGGTCAAGGAAATGCTGGAAATTTGTTCATTAGAGCTTTTGATACAGTAACAGTCAGCGGACGAGGCAGTCTTATATCAACTCAGGTAGGTCCACAAACACCGGGCAAAGGTGGGAATTTAACGATTGAGACACCTTCGCTGAAAATTGAAAATTTGGCTCAAATTGGAACAGGTACTTTAGGTTCCGGTCATGCAGGAAATTTATTAGTGAAAGCTACAGAGTTTGTGCAACTTAGTGATTCCTCCTTAACAACTCAGTCTGAAAATTCAGGAAATGCGGGAAATTTGACAATTGAAACTGGGGAATTAATTGTCAGCGATGGCGCACAAGTAGCGACGGGAACAAAGGATGGACAAGCTGGGACTTTAACAGTGACGGCATCAAAGTCTGTAGAGCTTCGTGGAGTTTCCCCAAAGGATTCAGGGATTCCCAGTGGACTATTTGCTGCAACTAACGGGGTTGGAGATGCTGGGTCTTTGGAGATTAAGACCACTAGGTTAGTGATTCGAGATGGAGCAAGAGTCGTAGTTTCTACTATAGGTAGCGGACGGGGTGGAACTTTAGCCGTGAATGCAAAAGAGTCAATCGAAGTGAGTGGCTCCTCCATAGATAGTCAATCTGCCTTGTTTGCTGAAACTCTTAGTACTGGAAATGCCGGGAGTATAAAGATTGAGACTGGGAAGTTAACGCTCCAAGATGGGGGCTTAGTATCGGCGGCTACTCGTAGCCAAGGTCAAGGAGGAAGCATCGTTGTTAATGCTTCTGAGATAGGCATCTATGGTTCGAGTGCTTCAGGATTTACGAGTGGAATCTTAACTAGCACCAGTGGAAGCGGAAAGGGGGGTGACATTACGCTAACTACCAGTAACTTGCTTGTATCTAATAATAGTACTATAGACGCTCGTACTAGCGGTGATGGTGAGGGGGGTAGTATCCGTGTGTGGGCAGATTCTCTTGAAGCAACTCGTGGAGGACGACTTCTCACCACAACAGAAGGTAGCAAGTCTGCTGGTGATATCACTGTCAATGCCCGTAACAAAATGATCCTTGTAGAACCGGGGAGTGGATTGTTTGCTAACACCTCTATTGGTTCGAGTGGTCAAGGGGGAGGTGTCACGATTCAAGTGGGAGATTTATTTGTCCGCGATGGTGCATTCGTCAATGTGAGCAGTTTTGGATCGGGAAATGCAGGGTCACTAACAGTTAATGCTAAGAGTATTGGGCTGGACAACCAAGGAAAGCTACAGGCGGCGACTGCATCAGGTGAGGGCGGAAATATCAATTTACAAGTGCGTGATTTAATCTTAATGCGTCGAAATAGCTTGATATCTGCCAAAGCAGATAATAATGGCAATGGCGGTAGTCTTAAAATCAATGCAACCTTCATCGTCGCTGTCCCAAGTGAAGATAGCAACATTATTGCCAACGCCTTTGGAGGTCGTGGAGGAAACATTAACATCATTACGAACGGTATTTATGGGCTACAGTACCGCCCTTCTCTAACAGAGTTTAGTGATATCAACGCCAGTTCCCAATTTGGGATAAACGGTACGGTGCAAATCAACACACCCGACATCGATCCCAGTCGCAACTTAGTTGATCTGCCAGTCAATGTAGTAGATGCTACACAACAAATCGCTACTGACTGCAGTTTTGACAGGAAACAAAGAAGGGGTTCATTGACTGCCACAGGACGTGGAGGACTACCATCGGCTCCCACTGAACCATTGACGGGTGATGCAGTGCTCGCAAATTGGGTAAAACTTCCATCCGAGGTTGGGAGAAAAGGAGATGGGGATAGGGTAAGTTTGGGAGAAAACAACACTAACACTCCAAATTTCCCAACTCAAATTGTGGAAGCCTCTGGTTGGGTAATGGATACCAATGGCGATATTGTTTTAGTCGGAGGAGCACCCACCGCGACACCAACTAGTCCTACCTACAGGAGTGCATCTTGTCAAGCTTCTTGA
- a CDS encoding DUF4058 family protein encodes MPSPFPGMDPYLEAGLWPDVHNALASKIRAFLAPQLRPKYAARIEIYVVEDTSPESEIAILYPDVEVLQLRTRREASPPLQSGIVTTPPLLTLPVIQPVEIRIPSIEIRDTANNVLVSCVEILSPVNKREPNLTDYRKKRQRLYNANVHLIEIDLLRRGTRPFNHPRLPEFPYLVTLTRAGSSVMDVWPVKLQDTLPTIPVPLRNPDPHAVLNLQDALNAIYDEAGYDLSLDYTQTPPPPAFNNEDIEWMNQQIQSSL; translated from the coding sequence ATGCCTTCTCCCTTCCCCGGTATGGATCCATACCTTGAAGCTGGGCTGTGGCCCGATGTTCATAATGCACTAGCGAGCAAAATCCGTGCTTTTCTCGCCCCACAACTGCGTCCTAAATACGCAGCACGGATCGAAATCTATGTCGTTGAAGATACTTCTCCCGAAAGCGAAATCGCCATCCTCTACCCCGACGTTGAAGTGTTGCAACTGCGGACGCGCCGTGAAGCATCTCCACCTCTCCAATCAGGTATTGTCACCACTCCGCCACTACTAACGCTTCCAGTCATTCAACCAGTCGAAATTCGCATTCCTTCCATTGAGATTCGGGATACTGCTAATAACGTGCTGGTATCTTGTGTGGAAATTCTTTCACCTGTAAACAAGCGCGAACCGAATTTGACCGATTACCGTAAAAAACGTCAGCGTTTGTATAACGCCAACGTCCATCTCATTGAAATCGATTTATTGCGTCGGGGAACCCGCCCCTTCAATCATCCCCGTCTACCAGAGTTTCCCTACTTGGTTACTCTTACTCGTGCAGGTTCTTCTGTGATGGACGTGTGGCCTGTTAAGTTACAAGATACACTTCCTACAATTCCCGTTCCTCTTCGCAACCCCGATCCCCATGCTGTTCTCAACCTGCAAGATGCTCTAAATGCAATTTACGATGAAGCTGGATACGATTTATCTCTAGATTACACTCAGACTCCACCACCACCAGCCTTTAATAATGAAGATATCGAATGGATGAACCAACAAATTCAATCTTCTCTATAA